From a region of the Lactuca sativa cultivar Salinas chromosome 4, Lsat_Salinas_v11, whole genome shotgun sequence genome:
- the LOC111886783 gene encoding BES1/BZR1 homolog protein 4 isoform X2 codes for MTAGTRLPTWKERENNKRRERRRRAIAAKIFAGLRVYGNYKLPKHCDNNEVLKALCNEAGWIVEEDGTTYRKGCKPAERMETTSAMDSPCSSYQPSPNASSYNFSPTSSSIPSSISSLYNSNSTPDPNSLIPWLKNLSSGPTLTKFPHHLYIPGGSISAPVTPPISSPTCRTPRMDHDQTVPPPWPFSSTPHSPGIQTPPDSGWLSGVQTPQEGPSSPTFSLVANHHPFGRIWTLGQSGTCSPAVNGAADVPMSDVEFAFGSNMKLLGLVKPWEGERIHEECVSDDLELTLGNPNTR; via the exons ATGACGGCTGGGACGAGATTACCGACTTGGAAGGAGAGAGAAAATAACAAGCGGAGAGAGAGACGACGACGGGCCATCGCCGCCAAGATATTCGCCGGACTTAGAGTTTACGGAAACTACAAGCTGCCTAAACACTGCGACAATAACGAGGTCTTGAAAGCCCTTTGCAACGAAGCAGGTTGGATCGTTGAAGAAGATGGAACGACTTATCGTAAG GGTTGTAAACCAGCTGAACGAATGGAAACCACATCTGCCATGGATAGCCCATGCTCATCGTACCAACCAAGTCCAAACGCTTCTTCATACAATTTCAGTCCTACATCATCCTCAATTCCAAGCTCAATCTCATCTCTTTATAATTCCAATTCTACCCCTGACCCTAACTCTTTAATCCCATGGCTAAAAAACCTCTCATCTGGTCCCACATTAACCAAATTCCCACACCATCTTTACATACCGGGTGGGTCCATAAGCGCCCCGGTCACCCCACCCATAAGCTCCCCCACTTGTCGGACCCCACGAATGGATCACGATCAAACCGTACCCCCACCCTGGCCTTTCTCCTCCACTCCCCATAGTCCTGGCATCCAAACGCCGCCAGATTCAGGGTGGCTCTCTGGCGTCCAAACACCCCAAGAAGGGCCGTCGTCTCCCACCTTTAGCCTCGTGGCAAACCACCACCCGTTTGGCCGGATTTGGACACTGGGACAAAGCGGAACGTGTTCTCCGGCGGTCAACGGTGCGGCGGATGTCCCGATGTCGGATGTGGAGTTTGCTTTTGGAAGTAATATGAAGTTATTAGGGCTTGTGAAGCCATGGGAAGGAGAGAGGATACATGAGGAATGTGTTTCGGATGATCTTGAGCTTACACTTGGGAATCCCAACACTAGGTAA
- the LOC111886783 gene encoding BES1/BZR1 homolog protein 4 isoform X1 — translation MTAGTRLPTWKERENNKRRERRRRAIAAKIFAGLRVYGNYKLPKHCDNNEVLKALCNEAGWIVEEDGTTYRKGCKPAERMETTSAMDSPCSSYQPSPNASSYNFSPTSSSIPSSISSLYNSNSTPDPNSLIPWLKNLSSGPTLTKFPHHLYIPGGSISAPVTPPISSPTCRTPRMDHDQTVPPPWPFSSTPHSPGIQTPPDSGWLSGVQTPQEGPSSPTFSLVANHHPFGRIWTLGQSGTCSPAVNGAADVPMSDVEFAFGSNMKLLGLVKPWEGERIHEECVSDDLELTLGNPNTR, via the exons ATGACGGCTGGGACGAGATTACCGACTTGGAAGGAGAGAGAAAATAACAAGCGGAGAGAGAGACGACGACGGGCCATCGCCGCCAAGATATTCGCCGGACTTAGAGTTTACGGAAACTACAAGCTGCCTAAACACTGCGACAATAACGAGGTCTTGAAAGCCCTTTGCAACGAAGCAGGTTGGATCGTTGAAGAAGATGGAACGACTTATCGTAAG GGTTGTAAACCAGCTGAACGAATGGAAACCACATCTGCCATGGATAGCCCATGCTCATCGTACCAACCAAGTCCAAACGCTTCTTCATACAATTTCAGTCCTACATCATCCTCAATTCCAAGCTCAATCTCATCTCTTTATAATTCCAATTCTACCCCTGACCCTAACTCTTTAATCCCATGGCTAAAAAACCTCTCATCTGGTCCCACATTAACCAAATTCCCACACCATCTTTACATACCGGGTGGGTCCATAAGCGCCCCGGTCACCCCACCCATAAGCTCCCCCACTTGTCGGACCCCACGAATGGATCACGATCAAACCGTACCCCCACCCTGGCCTTTCTCCTCCACTCCCCATAGTCCTGGCATCCAAACGCCGCCAGATTCAGGGTGGCTCTCTGGCGTCCAAACACCCCAAGAAGGGCCGTCGTCTCCCACCTTTAGCCTCGTGGCAAACCACCACCCGTTTGGCCGGATTTGGACACTGGGACAAAGCGGAACGTGTTCTCCGGCGGTCAACGGTGCGGCGGATGTCCCGATGTCGGATGTGGAGTTTGCTTTTGGAAGTAATATGAAGTTATTAGGGCTTGTGAAGCCATGGGAAGGAGAGAGGATACATGAGGAATGTGTTTCGGATGATCTTGAGCTTACACTTGGGAATCCCAACACTAG ATAG